A genomic region of Strigops habroptila isolate Jane chromosome 20, bStrHab1.2.pri, whole genome shotgun sequence contains the following coding sequences:
- the CNN2 gene encoding calponin-2, translating to MSSSQFNKGPSYGLSAEVKNRLAQKYDPQKEAELRTWIESVTGQQIGPDFQKGLKDGVILCELMNKLQPNAVRKINRSSQNWHQLENLSNFIKAMASYGMNPVDLFEANDLFESGNLTQVQVSLLALAGMAKTKGIQSGVDIGVKYSEKQQRNFDEAKMKAGQCVIGLQMGTNKCASQSGMTAYGTRRHLYDPKNQILPPMDHSTISLQMGTNKCASQVGMTAPGTRRHIYDSKMGTEKCDNSSMSLQMGSNQGANQSGQVFGLGRQIYDPKYCPQGSQGEVANATGDPSGDPPGYHYYREEEESY from the exons cttgCCCAGAAGTACGACCCACAGAAGGAGGCTGAGCTGCGGACGTGGATCGAGAGCGTCACAGGGCAGCAGATCGGGCCCGATTTCCAGAAGGGGCTGAAGGACGGGGTGATCCTCTGCGA GCTCATGAACAAGCTGCAGCCCAACGCAGTGAGGAAGATCAACCGCTCGTCTCAGAACTGGCACCAG CTCGAGAACCTCTCCAACTTCATCAAGGCCATGGCCAGCTACGGCATGAACCCCGTGGACCTCTTTGAAGCCAACGACCTCTTTGAGAGCGGGAACCTGACGCAGGTTCAGGTGTCACTGCTGGCACTGGCAGGCATG GCCAAGACAAAAGGGATACAGAGCGGGGTGGACATCGGCGTGAAGTACTcggagaagcagcagaggaactTTGACGAGGCCAAGATGAAGGCTGGGCAGTGCGTGATCGGGCTGCAG ATGGGCACCAACAAGTGCGCCAGCCAGTCCGGCATGACGGCCTATGGCACCAGGAGGCACCTCTATGACCCCAAGAATCAGATCCTGCCGCCCATGGACCACTCCACCATCAGCCTCCAGATGGGCACCAACAAGTGTGCCAGCCAG GTGGGCATGACGGCTCCCGGCACCAGGAGACACATCTACGACTCCAAGATGGGGACAGAGAAGTGCGACAACTCCTCCATGTCGCTGCAGATGGGCTCCAACCAGGGCGCCAACCAGAGCGGTCAGGTCTTCGGCCTCGGCCGCCAGATCTACGACCCCAAGTACTGCCCACAGGGCAGCCAGGGCGAGGTGGCCAACGCCACGGGTGACCCGAGCGGGGACCCCCCGGGGTACCACTACTACcgcgaggaggaggagagctaCTGA